The following proteins are co-located in the Rhodococcus opacus B4 genome:
- a CDS encoding stealth family protein, whose amino-acid sequence MRDRPDVVRFKGRFALSITHTTPHEAMVEDLLFVRDVLDAAGIEYLLVRGNDERPVIAINWAQRKALRAALVAACEDRPFYSKTVDAKGPAVLISDGTLSATSKARIFRLFRPRVHLASGLSYGASTGVQIELWSISDDEIVLPMENSLTRRVVRSEEAVRGTVERFGRVWPTIENMFADHASDINFDVDLVFSWVDGSSAEFQAQRAKRMQNYVVGEGDDSAARYRQIDELKYALRSVHMYAPWIRRIFVATDSDRPAWLADDPRVTFVQSEEFFADPSVLPTHNSQAVECQLHHIPGLAEHFLYSNDDMFFGRAVGPQMFFSPGGITMFIEATTRIGLGHNDDERSGFENAARVNRRLLQDRFGLMTTRHLEHAATPLRKSVMEEMEKEFPDEFAATAASTFRASSNISVTNSLYHYYALMSGRAVVQTAARVKYVDTTMRSGLRDMDSLLAKRSMDFFCLNDGSAPEIDLELRTRKVTQFLENYFPIPAPWETGI is encoded by the coding sequence TTGCGGGACCGCCCCGACGTCGTCCGGTTCAAGGGCCGGTTCGCCCTTTCGATCACACATACGACGCCGCACGAGGCGATGGTCGAGGACCTGCTGTTCGTCCGCGACGTCCTCGACGCGGCGGGCATCGAGTACCTGCTGGTGCGGGGCAACGACGAACGCCCGGTGATCGCGATCAACTGGGCGCAGCGCAAGGCGTTGCGGGCCGCTCTCGTCGCCGCGTGCGAGGACCGCCCGTTCTACTCCAAGACCGTCGACGCCAAGGGTCCGGCGGTCCTGATCTCCGACGGCACCCTGTCGGCGACGTCGAAGGCCCGCATCTTCCGCCTGTTCCGGCCGCGGGTGCACCTGGCGAGTGGTCTGAGTTACGGGGCGTCGACGGGCGTGCAGATCGAGCTGTGGTCGATCAGCGACGACGAGATCGTGCTGCCGATGGAGAACTCGCTGACCCGGCGTGTGGTGCGGTCGGAGGAGGCGGTCCGCGGCACCGTCGAGCGGTTCGGGCGGGTGTGGCCCACCATCGAGAACATGTTCGCCGACCACGCGTCGGACATCAATTTCGACGTCGACCTGGTGTTCTCCTGGGTCGATGGGTCGTCCGCGGAATTCCAGGCGCAGCGCGCGAAGCGGATGCAGAACTACGTCGTCGGGGAGGGTGACGATTCCGCCGCCCGGTACCGGCAGATCGACGAACTGAAGTACGCGCTGCGGTCGGTGCACATGTATGCGCCGTGGATCCGGCGCATCTTCGTGGCCACCGATTCCGACCGTCCGGCATGGCTCGCCGACGACCCGCGGGTCACGTTCGTGCAGAGCGAGGAGTTCTTCGCCGACCCGTCGGTGCTGCCAACCCACAACTCGCAGGCCGTGGAATGCCAGCTGCACCACATCCCCGGTCTGGCGGAGCATTTCCTGTACTCCAACGACGACATGTTCTTCGGCCGCGCGGTGGGCCCGCAGATGTTCTTCTCCCCCGGCGGCATCACGATGTTCATCGAGGCGACCACGCGAATCGGGCTGGGCCACAACGACGACGAGCGCAGCGGCTTCGAGAACGCGGCCCGCGTCAACCGCCGGCTGCTGCAGGACCGGTTCGGTCTGATGACCACCCGCCACCTCGAACACGCCGCCACCCCGCTCCGCAAGAGCGTGATGGAGGAGATGGAGAAGGAGTTCCCCGACGAGTTCGCCGCCACGGCCGCAAGCACTTTCCGTGCCAGCTCCAACATCTCGGTGACCAACTCGCTGTATCACTACTACGCGTTGATGAGTGGCCGCGCGGTGGTGCAGACGGCGGCGCGGGTGAAGTACGTCGACACCACCATGAGGTCGGGGCTACGCGACATGGATTCGCTGCTCGCGAAGCGGTCGATGGACTTCTTCTGTCTCAACGACGGCAGCGCACCCGAGATCGACCTGGAGTTGCGGACCCGGAAGGTGACGCAGTTCCTGGAGAACTACTTCCCGATCCCGGCACCGTGGGAGACCGGGATCTGA
- the ppk2 gene encoding polyphosphate kinase 2, translating to MDELHDPTAFELARADQIDVTPEIDEIGELLRKSGRKHAIDDTDQPWRHGYPYDAKMTRRQYENRKRKLQIELLKFQAWVKENGEKVVIIFEGRDAAGKGGAIKRFTEHLNPRGARVVALEKPTERERTQWYFQRYVQHLPAGGEIVMMDRSWYNRAGVERVMGYCTPNEYLEFTRSAPEFERMLVQSGIHIIKFWFSVGREEQHARFVSRSTDPVKQWKLSPTDLASLDKWDAYTEAKEAMLFYTDTPQAPWTVVKSNDKKRARIEAIRWVLHKFDYTGKDPRVVGTPDPLLIGSPATVYDEGERPEDAFPAV from the coding sequence ATGGACGAGTTGCACGATCCCACTGCCTTCGAACTCGCGCGTGCCGACCAGATCGACGTGACACCGGAGATCGACGAGATCGGTGAATTGCTGCGCAAGTCCGGCCGCAAACACGCCATCGACGACACCGACCAGCCGTGGCGGCACGGGTACCCGTACGACGCGAAGATGACGCGGCGGCAGTACGAGAACCGCAAGCGGAAACTGCAGATCGAGTTGCTCAAGTTCCAGGCGTGGGTGAAGGAGAACGGCGAGAAGGTCGTCATCATCTTCGAGGGCCGGGACGCGGCCGGCAAGGGTGGCGCGATCAAGCGGTTCACCGAACACCTCAACCCTCGTGGCGCGCGGGTGGTGGCGCTGGAGAAGCCCACCGAACGCGAACGCACCCAGTGGTACTTCCAGCGGTACGTCCAGCACCTGCCCGCGGGCGGGGAGATCGTGATGATGGACCGCTCCTGGTACAACAGGGCCGGTGTCGAACGCGTCATGGGCTACTGCACCCCAAACGAGTACCTGGAGTTCACCCGGTCGGCGCCGGAGTTCGAGCGGATGCTCGTGCAGTCGGGCATCCACATCATCAAGTTCTGGTTCTCGGTGGGCCGGGAGGAACAGCACGCCCGGTTCGTCTCCCGCAGCACCGACCCCGTCAAACAGTGGAAGCTGTCGCCCACCGACCTCGCGAGCCTCGACAAGTGGGACGCCTACACCGAGGCCAAAGAGGCGATGCTCTTCTACACCGACACCCCGCAGGCGCCGTGGACGGTCGTGAAATCGAACGACAAGAAGCGCGCCCGGATCGAGGCGATCCGCTGGGTGCTCCACAAATTCGACTACACCGGCAAGGACCCGCGGGTGGTCGGCACCCCCGACCCGCTCCTCATCGGTTCTCCCGCAACGGTCTACGACGAGGGCGAGCGCCCGGAAGACGCGTTTCCCGCCGTCTGA
- a CDS encoding helix-turn-helix domain-containing protein yields the protein MSIDHIVSALDSKVAAELAAALDGSPLVTLDGTVLPDPARDAVLELLTLLADGQSVALGAVADLLTTSQAAEILGVSDTYVRRLADSNALPIEMRGTHRRFRLSDVMAYREKFPRTS from the coding sequence ATGAGCATCGACCACATCGTTTCCGCGCTCGACTCGAAGGTTGCGGCCGAACTCGCGGCCGCCCTCGACGGGTCACCGCTGGTCACCCTCGACGGAACGGTGCTGCCCGATCCCGCGCGCGACGCCGTGCTCGAACTGCTCACGCTCCTCGCGGACGGTCAGAGCGTGGCGCTCGGGGCGGTCGCGGATCTGCTGACCACGTCGCAGGCCGCGGAGATCCTCGGCGTCTCCGACACCTATGTGCGCCGGCTCGCCGACTCGAACGCGCTGCCGATCGAGATGCGGGGCACCCACCGCCGGTTCCGGCTCTCCGACGTCATGGCCTACCGGGAGAAGTTTCCGCGCACGAGCTGA
- a CDS encoding phosphodiesterase gives MSGTEAADIRTAEYPRPSHVVLHLSDTHLVDDDLLYGAVDSEATLRQIVTEIEASHARPDALVFTGDLTDRGQPGAYEKLREIVEPVAATLGAQVIWAMGNHDDRGHFRAELLGQEPTYEPVDHVHDVDGLRIITLDTTVPGHHHGEISESQLIWLAQQLAIPAPHGSILALHHPPVPCVLDLAVLVELRDQPRLADVLRGSDVRSILAGHLHYSTTATFAGIPVSVASATCYTQDLNVPAGALRGRDGAQGYNLVHVYPETVVHSVVPIGSYDTVGEYVTAEETARRLVAEGVRIPDGEAAVAPADRDQLVRGNFSR, from the coding sequence ATGAGCGGCACCGAGGCAGCCGACATACGGACGGCCGAGTATCCGCGACCGTCGCACGTGGTGCTGCACCTCAGCGACACCCATCTGGTCGACGACGACCTGCTGTACGGGGCCGTCGACAGCGAGGCCACCCTGCGGCAGATCGTCACCGAGATCGAGGCGTCGCACGCCCGCCCGGACGCACTTGTGTTCACTGGCGACCTCACAGACCGCGGTCAGCCGGGCGCATACGAGAAACTGCGGGAGATCGTCGAACCGGTGGCCGCGACGCTCGGTGCGCAGGTGATCTGGGCGATGGGCAACCACGACGACCGCGGCCACTTCCGGGCCGAACTGCTCGGGCAGGAACCGACGTATGAGCCGGTCGACCACGTCCACGACGTCGACGGGCTGCGCATCATCACCCTCGACACGACCGTCCCCGGGCACCACCACGGGGAGATCTCCGAGAGCCAATTGATCTGGCTGGCACAGCAGCTCGCGATCCCGGCACCCCACGGATCCATCCTCGCGCTGCACCACCCGCCGGTGCCGTGCGTCCTCGACCTCGCGGTGCTGGTGGAACTGCGCGACCAGCCGCGCCTCGCCGACGTGCTCCGCGGCAGCGACGTCCGGTCGATCCTCGCCGGACACCTGCACTACTCGACGACGGCGACATTCGCGGGGATCCCCGTTTCCGTCGCGTCCGCCACCTGCTACACCCAGGACCTCAACGTCCCGGCCGGGGCGCTGCGCGGACGCGACGGCGCCCAGGGCTACAACCTCGTGCACGTGTACCCGGAGACGGTGGTGCATTCGGTGGTCCCGATCGGCAGCTACGACACCGTCGGCGAATACGTCACCGCCGAGGAAACCGCGCGGCGGCTCGTGGCCGAGGGCGTGCGGATTCCGGACGGCGAGGCCGCGGTCGCACCGGCCGACCGTGATCAGCTCGTGCGCGGAAACTTCTCCCGGTAG
- a CDS encoding slipin family protein produces the protein MTTIIVILCVVITLLAVVASSSIRVLREYERAVVFRLGRLVDLKGPGLVLLIPAIDRMERVSLRTVTLKIPVQEVITHDNVPAKVTAVAYFRVVDADKAIVEVEDFFAATLQIAQTTLRSILGKADLDALLGERERLNEDLQKVIDQQTEPWGVKVTTVEIKDVEIPTNMQRAIARQAEAERERRAKIINAEAEFQASAKLVEAADVISRNPTTLQLRYLQTLSAMGNENSSTVVFPMPLDLVRPFLAAAKDAAASDDGDERARFEAQANLAAMIPPAGPETRTPHHARN, from the coding sequence ATGACCACCATCATCGTCATCCTGTGCGTCGTCATCACCCTCCTTGCCGTCGTCGCGAGCAGCTCGATCCGGGTGCTCCGGGAGTACGAGCGGGCCGTCGTGTTCCGGCTGGGCCGGCTCGTCGACCTGAAGGGCCCGGGGCTGGTGCTGCTGATCCCGGCGATCGACCGGATGGAACGGGTCAGCCTGCGGACGGTGACGCTAAAGATCCCCGTCCAGGAAGTGATCACCCATGACAACGTGCCGGCCAAGGTCACCGCCGTCGCCTACTTCCGGGTGGTCGACGCAGACAAGGCCATCGTCGAGGTCGAGGACTTCTTCGCCGCCACCCTGCAGATCGCCCAGACCACCCTGCGCTCGATCCTCGGCAAGGCCGACCTCGACGCCCTCCTCGGCGAGCGGGAACGCCTCAACGAAGACCTGCAGAAGGTCATCGACCAGCAGACCGAGCCGTGGGGCGTGAAGGTCACCACCGTCGAGATCAAGGACGTCGAGATCCCCACCAACATGCAGCGGGCCATCGCCCGGCAGGCCGAGGCCGAACGCGAGCGCCGTGCCAAGATCATCAACGCCGAGGCCGAGTTCCAGGCGTCCGCGAAACTCGTCGAGGCCGCCGACGTCATCAGCCGCAACCCCACCACCCTGCAGCTGCGCTACCTGCAGACCCTCAGCGCCATGGGCAACGAGAACAGCTCCACGGTCGTCTTCCCGATGCCGCTCGACCTGGTCCGCCCGTTCCTCGCGGCGGCCAAGGACGCGGCGGCGTCGGACGACGGCGACGAGCGCGCCCGCTTCGAGGCCCAAGCCAACCTCGCCGCGATGATCCCGCCCGCCGGCCCGGAGACGCGCACACCGCACCACGCACGAAACTGA
- a CDS encoding NfeD family protein yields MTALGVLALVLGVLLIVVEAHAPTAGVLGGLGALFVGAGVWLLFTSSDTAQMIAIPAAAGVAVVGVGLAVVGGRKALAAGHSPVRTGMQSLIGSDATVRNWKGRQGQVEAAGSLWRAQTLFGDDETPTAGDSVIVEQIRGLTLTVRRREPWELEL; encoded by the coding sequence ATGACCGCGTTGGGCGTACTGGCGCTGGTGCTGGGTGTGCTGTTGATCGTCGTCGAGGCACACGCACCGACCGCGGGTGTGCTCGGCGGGCTCGGGGCACTTTTCGTCGGCGCCGGGGTGTGGCTGCTGTTCACGTCCAGCGACACCGCACAGATGATCGCCATCCCGGCGGCCGCGGGAGTCGCAGTGGTCGGTGTCGGCCTCGCCGTGGTGGGCGGCCGAAAGGCACTCGCCGCCGGGCACTCACCGGTGCGCACCGGAATGCAATCCCTCATCGGATCCGACGCCACCGTCCGCAACTGGAAGGGCCGGCAGGGTCAGGTCGAGGCCGCCGGAAGCCTGTGGAGGGCGCAAACCCTGTTCGGGGACGACGAGACGCCGACCGCGGGCGATTCCGTCATCGTCGAGCAGATCCGCGGACTCACCCTCACCGTGCGCCGACGCGAACCTTGGGAGCTCGAGCTATGA
- a CDS encoding HugZ family protein: MTNTDHGDPGDAPTVPPPLSEVANPARPSAAEEARTVAATTNVGTLASLTREGDPWASFITYGLLDGSPVLCVSQMAEHGRNLAHDPRASIAIVAPNPPSDPLASTRITLAGYVYRPEGDELAAAREAHLAAVPAAHVYIDFSDFSLWVLRVQRVRWVGGYGRMDSASEEDYAAATADPVTPHAGRAIEHLNADHVDALRAMAQALGGFPDAKTVTCEGADRYGLDLRVTTPRGVAVTRVGYAEPLDSADQLRAATVALTEKARALTGR; the protein is encoded by the coding sequence ATGACCAACACTGATCATGGAGATCCCGGCGACGCCCCGACCGTCCCGCCGCCGCTGTCGGAGGTCGCGAACCCGGCCCGCCCGTCCGCCGCCGAGGAGGCCCGGACGGTCGCGGCCACGACGAACGTAGGCACCCTCGCGAGCCTGACCAGGGAGGGTGACCCGTGGGCGTCGTTCATCACCTACGGCCTGCTCGACGGCTCCCCCGTGCTGTGTGTGTCGCAGATGGCCGAGCACGGCCGCAACCTCGCGCACGATCCGCGCGCCAGCATCGCGATCGTCGCGCCGAATCCGCCGTCCGATCCGCTGGCCAGCACCCGCATCACCCTCGCCGGGTACGTCTACCGCCCGGAAGGCGACGAACTCGCCGCCGCCCGGGAGGCACACCTGGCGGCCGTCCCGGCGGCGCACGTCTACATCGACTTCAGCGACTTCTCGCTCTGGGTGCTGCGGGTGCAGCGTGTGCGGTGGGTCGGCGGCTACGGGCGAATGGACTCGGCGAGCGAAGAGGACTACGCCGCGGCGACAGCAGACCCCGTCACCCCGCATGCCGGCCGGGCGATCGAGCACCTCAACGCCGACCACGTGGACGCCCTGCGCGCGATGGCCCAGGCGCTCGGCGGCTTCCCCGACGCGAAGACGGTCACCTGCGAGGGAGCCGACCGCTACGGACTGGACCTGCGCGTCACCACCCCGCGCGGCGTGGCCGTGACCCGGGTCGGATACGCGGAGCCACTCGACTCCGCCGACCAGTTGCGTGCGGCGACAGTCGCTTTGACCGAGAAGGCCAGGGCACTGACCGGTCGCTGA
- a CDS encoding TM2 domain-containing protein, producing the protein MTQPQYPYGDQPQQPFAHPAQNFGQRSGLQQPAAYGYHPVTGLPYSHKTKLAAGLLSIFFGYFGAGRFYAGHTGLGFAMLIVNIVLTVVSLGMWLFVAWIWPVIDGIMLLAGEPKDKSGLPLR; encoded by the coding sequence ATGACCCAGCCCCAGTACCCCTACGGCGACCAACCGCAGCAGCCCTTCGCGCATCCCGCCCAGAATTTCGGCCAAAGATCAGGCCTGCAACAGCCGGCAGCGTACGGGTACCACCCCGTGACGGGATTGCCGTACTCGCACAAGACGAAGCTCGCCGCCGGCCTGCTGAGCATCTTCTTCGGTTACTTCGGCGCGGGTCGCTTCTACGCCGGCCACACCGGGCTGGGATTCGCCATGCTGATCGTGAACATCGTGCTGACGGTGGTCAGCCTCGGAATGTGGCTCTTCGTCGCGTGGATCTGGCCCGTCATCGATGGCATCATGCTCCTCGCAGGCGAGCCGAAGGACAAGAGCGGACTCCCGCTGAGGTAA
- a CDS encoding HNH endonuclease → MTRLDPVDVAGRVVQLLESGRRESTYKLATLLALVDICVENTAAPDGSLTVPINEITHRIVAYYWPQVRVFNERGRLSQNKSGRSVPDRIADVRVQLAAVNLRTAEAAREADHPAYRRLIRSLRLTIAQQPLTHLQTVPHVRNGGTRDDFLFDASGFHKKMTLDEVDQIGTITLRPGIPEGLRRTSALLRTFIRTAWTQDVVTFNRAELDAEDLDGFLFGADRSALRSLVEPLRDLQDDLCFYCGGRMAAVVHIDHVMAWSVIPIDGVANLVAADSRCNLDKSASIPVRAHVDRALERSHLAEVARTTRVPLLHRRTSSAAAGVFGSLPSGSLLWRGVRDYESLA, encoded by the coding sequence GTGACAAGACTCGACCCCGTCGACGTGGCCGGTCGCGTGGTGCAGCTGCTCGAGTCCGGGCGGCGTGAGTCGACGTACAAACTGGCGACTTTGCTCGCGCTCGTCGACATTTGCGTGGAGAACACGGCCGCACCGGACGGCAGCCTGACGGTGCCGATCAACGAGATTACGCATCGGATCGTCGCGTACTACTGGCCTCAGGTTCGCGTCTTCAACGAACGTGGGCGACTGTCCCAGAACAAGAGCGGCCGATCCGTACCGGACCGAATCGCCGACGTCCGCGTCCAGCTGGCTGCGGTGAATTTGAGAACTGCCGAGGCCGCACGGGAAGCCGACCATCCCGCCTATAGGCGACTCATCCGTTCCCTGCGACTCACCATCGCGCAGCAACCGCTCACGCACCTTCAAACGGTCCCGCACGTGCGCAACGGTGGCACGCGGGACGACTTCCTCTTCGACGCATCCGGTTTCCACAAGAAGATGACGTTGGACGAGGTCGACCAGATCGGCACGATCACTCTGCGGCCCGGCATACCGGAGGGCCTGCGGCGCACATCCGCACTTCTTCGCACCTTCATCCGGACCGCATGGACCCAGGACGTCGTCACCTTCAACCGCGCCGAACTCGACGCGGAAGACCTGGACGGCTTCTTGTTCGGCGCAGATCGATCTGCGTTGCGGTCCCTAGTGGAACCATTGCGTGACCTCCAGGACGATCTCTGTTTCTACTGCGGCGGGCGCATGGCGGCCGTCGTCCATATCGATCACGTCATGGCGTGGTCCGTGATCCCGATCGACGGTGTCGCCAACCTGGTCGCGGCCGACAGCCGCTGCAACCTCGACAAGTCGGCGAGCATCCCCGTCCGCGCGCACGTCGACCGCGCACTCGAACGATCGCACCTCGCAGAGGTCGCGCGCACAACACGAGTTCCGCTGTTGCACCGTCGAACGTCGTCTGCGGCAGCCGGCGTGTTCGGGTCCTTGCCCTCCGGGTCACTTCTCTGGCGCGGCGTTCGGGACTACGAATCGCTCGCTTGA
- a CDS encoding calcium-binding protein, with translation MRSPNRAALEALVAEATVDCYNESECVTGFYTMLDEHLDMPFQTEVLGAQVTVAGVDLTDENIVAICTRGRSRQRIRILDLPLPTPPPDGAQWIDAYRHWLR, from the coding sequence GTGAGATCACCGAATCGTGCGGCGCTCGAGGCCCTGGTCGCGGAGGCCACAGTCGACTGCTACAACGAGAGCGAATGCGTCACCGGGTTCTACACCATGCTCGACGAGCATCTCGACATGCCGTTCCAGACCGAGGTGCTCGGTGCCCAGGTCACCGTGGCCGGCGTCGACCTGACCGACGAGAACATCGTGGCGATCTGCACCCGTGGCCGGTCGCGCCAGCGCATCCGAATCCTCGATCTGCCGTTGCCGACACCTCCGCCCGACGGTGCGCAGTGGATCGACGCATACCGCCACTGGCTGCGATAG
- a CDS encoding helicase-associated domain-containing protein, which yields MNTGDTGALGAIGEHRIRLTEHEALSNLHTVLQLCAAGELRCSEKTARPSAATVRAVGSQLAHGDFYLHDPISSFAWPLIIQAGGLAKIDGGRLRLTPKGRTALRRLPAEVISQLWQRWLTHAVIDEFSRIEQIKGQRAHNVLTSAKNRRETVARALAGCPPGEWIGVDSLFMSMRRKRLNPNIARSEMALWKLYLVDPQYGSLGYDGYHRWEILEGRYTLAVLFEYAGTLGLLDLGYLHPTGARTDFHDNWGGDDLDALSRYDGLKEIRLNALGCYALGLTDTYQPPTDDEIAPALKVLPNLDVVATGTLLPGDQLLLSAYAEHTADRVWTLTAASLLAAIDAGRPLEDLTAFLAQRTDHELPGSLRTVIDDVTRRATQLTDHGHALVIECTDPALTALITRDRALRSLCRPIGDRHLAVPLDREPKFRKALLKLGYALPGQPTP from the coding sequence GTGAACACCGGCGACACCGGAGCCCTGGGCGCGATCGGGGAGCACCGGATACGACTGACCGAGCACGAGGCCCTGTCTAATCTGCACACGGTGCTGCAGCTGTGCGCGGCCGGCGAGCTGCGGTGCAGCGAGAAGACCGCTCGCCCCTCCGCGGCGACGGTCCGCGCCGTGGGCTCACAGCTCGCGCACGGCGATTTCTACCTGCACGACCCGATCTCGTCGTTCGCGTGGCCGCTGATCATCCAGGCCGGTGGGCTCGCCAAGATCGATGGCGGGCGACTGCGGCTGACCCCAAAGGGCCGTACTGCCCTGCGCAGGCTGCCGGCCGAGGTCATCTCCCAACTGTGGCAGCGCTGGCTCACCCATGCGGTGATCGACGAGTTCAGCCGAATCGAGCAGATCAAAGGCCAACGCGCACACAACGTCCTCACCTCGGCAAAGAATCGCCGAGAGACCGTCGCACGGGCACTGGCCGGCTGCCCACCCGGGGAGTGGATCGGCGTGGATTCCCTCTTCATGTCCATGCGACGGAAACGCTTGAACCCCAACATCGCCCGCAGCGAGATGGCGCTGTGGAAGCTCTATCTCGTCGACCCGCAGTACGGCAGTCTCGGCTACGACGGCTACCACCGGTGGGAGATCCTCGAGGGCCGCTACACGCTTGCGGTGCTGTTCGAGTACGCCGGCACGCTGGGACTGCTCGACCTCGGCTACCTCCACCCCACCGGGGCCCGAACGGACTTCCACGACAACTGGGGTGGCGACGATCTGGATGCGCTGAGCAGGTACGACGGGCTGAAGGAGATCCGGCTCAACGCCCTGGGCTGCTACGCCCTGGGCCTGACCGACACCTACCAACCGCCCACCGACGACGAGATAGCCCCGGCGCTGAAGGTGCTGCCCAACCTCGACGTCGTCGCCACCGGAACCCTGCTCCCCGGTGATCAGCTGCTGCTGTCCGCCTACGCCGAGCACACCGCGGACCGGGTCTGGACCCTCACCGCGGCGAGCCTGTTGGCAGCGATCGATGCAGGTCGCCCACTCGAAGACCTCACGGCCTTCCTCGCCCAGCGGACCGACCATGAGCTGCCCGGCTCGTTGAGGACCGTCATCGACGACGTCACTCGCCGAGCCACCCAGCTGACCGATCACGGCCACGCCCTCGTGATCGAATGCACCGATCCCGCACTCACCGCGCTCATCACCCGCGACCGCGCACTCCGAAGTCTGTGCCGTCCGATCGGCGACCGTCACCTCGCGGTCCCCCTCGACCGGGAACCAAAATTCCGCAAAGCCCTGCTGAAACTCGGCTACGCTCTGCCGGGACAGCCCACACCCTGA
- a CDS encoding LacI family DNA-binding transcriptional regulator, whose protein sequence is MSAADVARAVGVSPATVSYVMNGRSGVSEETRARVLEVAEELGHTSSARADRLRSHQTRVIGLVLTDIANPFYTEIAAGTIDAARTRGYEVFLAHTQEDPATLRSVVDAMIARHVDGVVVTVLHPDDGDVIRSLRSARIPLIQLSRRIERIEADFVGIDDRAAASEMMEHVLEHGYRDIVTIVGPRVSSASAAREEGFTRIAESHGIRSLASHHISTYLSEQGGYAAVEGLLARKTLPRVIVCGSDAIALGAISALRAHSISVPEDVAVTGFDGLFPGASPLVELTTVNQPRREMAEQALELLTRRIDGAGGSYQSVLRAHQLRIGTTCGCPRKEPTTVPVTAGPTP, encoded by the coding sequence GTGTCTGCCGCCGATGTCGCGCGAGCAGTCGGCGTCTCGCCGGCCACCGTCTCCTATGTGATGAACGGGCGGTCCGGGGTGTCGGAGGAGACCCGCGCACGCGTCCTCGAGGTAGCCGAGGAACTCGGGCACACGTCGAGCGCCCGGGCGGATCGCCTCCGATCGCACCAGACCCGCGTCATCGGCCTCGTCCTGACCGACATCGCCAATCCCTTCTACACCGAGATCGCGGCGGGGACGATCGACGCGGCCCGGACCCGGGGGTACGAGGTATTCCTCGCGCACACCCAGGAAGATCCGGCGACGCTGCGGTCGGTGGTGGACGCGATGATCGCCCGGCACGTCGACGGGGTCGTGGTCACGGTCCTGCACCCGGACGACGGCGACGTGATTCGCTCGCTGCGAAGCGCCCGCATACCGCTGATCCAGCTGTCTCGGCGGATCGAGCGGATCGAGGCCGATTTCGTCGGTATCGACGACCGGGCCGCCGCATCGGAGATGATGGAACATGTTCTGGAGCATGGGTATCGAGACATCGTCACCATCGTCGGTCCTCGTGTGTCCAGCGCCTCCGCCGCTCGGGAAGAGGGATTCACTCGCATCGCCGAATCCCACGGTATCCGCAGCCTCGCCTCACACCACATCAGCACCTACCTCAGCGAACAGGGTGGCTACGCGGCCGTCGAGGGGCTCCTCGCGCGCAAAACTCTTCCGCGGGTGATCGTCTGCGGAAGCGATGCCATTGCGCTCGGGGCGATCAGTGCGCTGCGCGCGCACTCGATCTCCGTCCCCGAAGACGTTGCCGTCACCGGCTTCGACGGCCTCTTCCCCGGCGCCTCGCCCCTGGTCGAACTGACGACCGTCAACCAACCCCGCCGAGAGATGGCCGAACAGGCCCTCGAACTCCTCACCCGCCGTATCGACGGAGCCGGCGGCTCGTATCAATCGGTACTGCGCGCCCACCAACTCCGCATCGGAACGACCTGCGGGTGCCCACGGAAGGAGCCCACGACCGTCCCGGTGACGGCCGGACCCACTCCGTGA